In Desulfosediminicola ganghwensis, a single window of DNA contains:
- a CDS encoding universal stress protein — translation MKRFKNILYVLDQKSLAKGASAGKVAALARLNDARVTALLLDDVGHYDILSKKLTGKYEKVQEMIKEDHAKNLNQYFSSELWDNINVELDLSPTSGFIPVIQKVLRDKHDLVIKEDSRKKGIDQFTMRLVRKCPCPVWVIKQSAGDFKRILAAVDLEANYPETEALNQKIIELTHSLAQREQGEAHYVNCWRLEFESWLSSPRFKLSPEEIISMKSDISTERREQLLQLLQKNTIHCKEDQIHILEGLFLDVIKNAISNLRIDLVVMGSVGRSGIPGFLIGNRAEKLLNSITCSALTVKPDGFVSPVTLD, via the coding sequence ATGAAACGATTCAAGAACATCCTTTATGTACTTGATCAAAAGAGCCTGGCTAAAGGTGCCAGTGCCGGAAAAGTCGCTGCGCTTGCCCGCCTGAACGACGCACGGGTTACCGCGTTGCTGCTGGATGATGTCGGCCACTACGATATACTCAGTAAAAAACTGACCGGCAAATATGAGAAAGTTCAAGAAATGATTAAAGAGGATCATGCTAAAAATCTTAACCAGTATTTTAGCAGCGAACTATGGGACAATATCAACGTTGAACTCGATCTTTCACCCACCAGTGGATTCATACCTGTCATTCAAAAAGTTCTACGTGATAAACACGATCTGGTGATCAAAGAGGACTCGCGAAAAAAAGGGATCGACCAATTCACCATGCGACTGGTGCGAAAATGCCCTTGCCCCGTATGGGTAATCAAACAGTCTGCCGGGGATTTCAAACGAATTTTAGCAGCCGTGGACCTGGAAGCCAACTACCCTGAAACCGAGGCTTTGAATCAGAAAATCATAGAACTCACTCACTCTCTTGCCCAGCGGGAACAGGGGGAAGCTCACTACGTGAATTGCTGGCGACTCGAATTTGAATCGTGGTTGAGTAGTCCCCGTTTCAAGCTTTCCCCTGAAGAAATTATCTCCATGAAAAGTGACATCTCCACCGAACGTCGGGAGCAACTTCTGCAACTCCTCCAAAAGAACACAATACATTGCAAGGAAGATCAGATTCATATACTGGAAGGGCTTTTTCTCGATGTTATCAAAAATGCCATTTCCAACCTCAGGATAGACCTTGTCGTGATGGGCTCGGTGGGCCGCTCCGGCATACCAGGTTTTCTGATCGGCAACAGAGCGGAAAAATTGCTCAACTCTATCACTTGCAGTGCTCTGACTGTCAAACCTGACGGCTTTGTCTCACCTGTGACGCTCGACTGA
- a CDS encoding elongator complex protein 3, translating to MGLVIPLFISHQGCPHQCLFCNQFAITGNGAGNREDGTPGNQPEDGDDPITVIETWLGRSPGYDEVQVAYYGGSFTCLDHEEQHRLLTAVQPYLQAGRVHSIRLSTRPDCISPDIATWLAHSGVKTVELGVQSLDDMVLKSARRGHSAQDSITAMQILRDAGLEVGVQLLPGLPGETTRSFLRGVREVISFAPELVRLYPTVVVENSGLAQMFGRGEYQPLSLNKAVALTRRAKELFDSAGITVARIGLQPSESLGRQVVAGPYHPSFGELVASRNWLKKVRHRLAFLADGKHLYIHISHRDMSALVGMKKSNVRRLKALGFGGRYTIIPEKSRERGSIEYVVS from the coding sequence ATGGGGCTGGTAATCCCACTGTTCATCTCCCATCAAGGCTGCCCGCATCAATGCCTGTTTTGTAATCAGTTTGCAATAACCGGCAACGGGGCGGGCAACAGGGAGGACGGAACCCCGGGGAACCAGCCCGAAGATGGGGATGATCCCATCACGGTGATAGAGACCTGGCTTGGACGCAGCCCCGGCTATGATGAGGTGCAGGTAGCGTACTATGGAGGATCTTTCACCTGCCTGGACCATGAAGAACAGCACCGGCTGCTCACAGCAGTACAGCCATATCTGCAGGCAGGGCGGGTACACTCTATCCGGCTTTCTACCCGGCCCGATTGTATTTCACCGGATATTGCAACCTGGCTCGCCCATAGTGGCGTAAAAACCGTCGAACTGGGTGTACAGTCGCTCGACGATATGGTACTGAAGAGTGCGCGCCGGGGGCATAGCGCCCAGGATAGTATTACAGCTATGCAAATCCTGCGGGATGCAGGGCTGGAAGTGGGTGTACAGTTGTTGCCGGGCTTGCCCGGTGAGACAACCCGCTCTTTTTTGCGTGGTGTGCGTGAAGTTATTTCTTTCGCACCCGAGCTGGTGAGGCTCTATCCGACGGTGGTGGTCGAAAACTCAGGCCTGGCACAAATGTTTGGGCGGGGAGAATATCAGCCGCTCAGTTTGAATAAGGCGGTGGCGCTTACCAGAAGGGCCAAAGAGCTGTTTGATTCAGCGGGAATAACCGTTGCAAGAATTGGCTTGCAGCCTTCCGAGTCGCTAGGCCGGCAGGTGGTTGCGGGGCCGTATCATCCATCTTTCGGTGAGTTGGTGGCATCCCGCAATTGGTTGAAAAAAGTGCGACACAGGCTGGCTTTTCTGGCTGACGGCAAGCATTTATATATACACATCTCTCACAGGGATATGTCTGCCCTGGTGGGAATGAAGAAAAGTAATGTACGGCGGCTGAAAGCTTTGGGATTCGGCGGCCGGTATACAATTATCCCGGAGAAATCGAGAGAGCGGGGAAGCATAGAATATGTTGTCAGTTAA
- a CDS encoding tetratricopeptide repeat protein — MTDAKKQQQPIITFLVIFIVGFICGVLFTVYKTGPVSNETATTKDPHVHEQNQELGQAIDKLEQELQADPENYQGWVTLGHLYFDTEQNEKAIDAYLTSLKYHEGDADLLTDLGVMYRRTGQPEKAVEWFDKAQVMNPQHQPSRFNEGIVRIYDLEDIEGGLASWEELLKINPDFASRNGQKLKDTVDQMRSTQN, encoded by the coding sequence ATGACAGACGCAAAAAAACAGCAGCAACCCATCATTACTTTTCTGGTTATCTTCATCGTCGGTTTCATCTGCGGTGTACTCTTCACTGTGTATAAAACAGGCCCGGTTTCCAATGAAACCGCGACTACCAAAGATCCACATGTCCACGAACAGAACCAGGAACTGGGTCAGGCCATCGACAAGCTTGAGCAGGAATTACAAGCCGATCCGGAAAACTATCAGGGCTGGGTAACCCTCGGTCACCTTTACTTTGATACCGAGCAAAACGAAAAAGCCATCGACGCATATCTCACCTCCCTGAAATATCATGAAGGTGACGCTGACCTGCTTACAGATCTGGGAGTTATGTACCGCCGTACCGGACAGCCCGAAAAAGCTGTGGAGTGGTTTGATAAAGCCCAGGTGATGAACCCGCAACATCAGCCTTCGAGATTCAATGAGGGAATCGTCCGCATCTATGATCTGGAAGACATCGAAGGAGGCCTTGCCAGCTGGGAAGAACTGCTTAAAATTAATCCTGATTTCGCAAGTCGAAACGGACAGAAACTGAAGGACACGGTAGACCAAATGAGAAGCACACAAAACTAG
- a CDS encoding glycogen/starch/alpha-glucan phosphorylase, with product MKVHQKVVSKSKGSDSRSSVPHFDTNASAIKENIIHHLLSFQGRDPERSGAPDICRALSYTMRDILVEKWIETQKTFYAKRKKRVYYLSLEFLIGRSLMNSVINLGIVEDVKQAVADLGYDLTEICENEEDAALGNGGLGRLAACFMDSIATLKIPAYGYGIRYEYGLFNQQLVNGNQVEMPDSWLRYGSSWTFDRPMPIFPVKFYGHVTSEADKQGNYRAKWVDTTDVMALPCDMLIPGYKNDHVINMRLWTARASRELDLSYFGRGDYIGAVESKVSSETISKVLYPPDHNLAGQELRLKQQYFFVAATFQDIMRRFKKKPKSFDMFPDRVAVQLNDTHPAIAIPELMRLLLDEEGLGWEKAWDISTKTFAYTNHTLMPEALEKWTVELLGKVLPRHLEIIYEINLRFLEQVAQKFPKNVEMQRHFSIIDEGPPKQIRMAHLAIVGSHSVNGVAELHTNLLKTRIFKEFHELYPGKFNSKTNGITPRRWLLQSNPELADLISTNIGFGWITDLDQLRNLEPLADNAGFRQTWREIKTANKRRLAKYINEHTGISVSPDSMFDVQVKRIHEYKRQLLNGLHLIHLYHHILKQGDEGIAPRTVVFAGKAAPTYWRAKLIIKLICEIGEVVNNDPRVNGRLKVVFLPNYNVSQAEIIMPAADLSEQISTAGTEASGTGNMKFSLNGALTIGTLDGANIEIREEVGEENFFLFGMTAEQAEFERLAPSRTPKQVCENSPEITEVIDSIAKGAFSKGDKQLFKPLVDSLLDPNDQYLLMLDLESYLECQRKVGAAFIDADNWTRMAILNVAGMGKFSTDRTIRQYSEEIWGIPVE from the coding sequence ATGAAAGTGCATCAGAAGGTTGTATCAAAATCCAAAGGAAGCGATTCTCGCAGTTCTGTACCCCATTTTGACACCAATGCCAGCGCCATTAAAGAAAATATAATACATCATCTGCTTAGTTTTCAGGGACGCGACCCGGAACGGTCGGGTGCTCCTGACATTTGCAGGGCGCTCTCGTATACTATGCGGGATATCCTGGTAGAAAAATGGATAGAAACCCAGAAGACATTCTATGCCAAGAGAAAAAAACGGGTCTATTACCTTTCGCTGGAGTTTCTGATTGGACGTTCCCTGATGAATTCCGTTATTAACCTCGGTATTGTCGAAGATGTGAAACAGGCCGTGGCCGATCTTGGTTATGATCTTACTGAGATTTGTGAAAACGAAGAGGATGCAGCTCTCGGCAACGGTGGCCTGGGGAGGTTGGCAGCCTGTTTTATGGACTCAATCGCTACCCTGAAAATTCCAGCCTATGGTTATGGCATCCGGTATGAGTATGGGCTCTTCAACCAGCAGCTTGTAAATGGCAACCAGGTCGAGATGCCTGACAGTTGGCTGCGCTACGGCAGCTCATGGACCTTTGATAGGCCGATGCCGATTTTCCCGGTAAAGTTTTATGGTCATGTCACCAGCGAGGCGGATAAGCAGGGAAATTATCGGGCCAAATGGGTGGATACCACTGATGTGATGGCGTTGCCGTGCGACATGCTCATCCCCGGTTACAAGAATGACCATGTAATAAATATGCGGCTGTGGACTGCCCGCGCCTCCCGGGAGCTTGACCTGAGCTATTTCGGAAGGGGCGATTACATCGGGGCGGTGGAGTCGAAGGTGAGCTCCGAGACAATCTCAAAAGTGCTCTACCCACCCGATCACAACCTGGCGGGGCAGGAGCTGCGTCTGAAGCAGCAGTACTTTTTTGTTGCCGCAACTTTCCAGGACATCATGCGACGCTTCAAGAAGAAGCCGAAAAGTTTTGATATGTTTCCTGACAGGGTTGCTGTTCAGCTGAATGACACCCATCCTGCCATTGCGATCCCGGAGCTGATGCGGCTGCTGCTTGATGAAGAAGGGCTTGGCTGGGAGAAGGCCTGGGACATCAGCACCAAGACATTTGCCTACACCAATCATACCCTGATGCCGGAAGCACTCGAAAAATGGACGGTGGAATTGCTAGGTAAGGTGCTGCCGCGACATCTGGAGATTATCTACGAGATTAACCTACGCTTCCTGGAGCAGGTGGCCCAGAAATTCCCCAAAAATGTTGAGATGCAGCGTCATTTTTCAATAATTGACGAGGGCCCGCCCAAACAGATTCGCATGGCTCATCTGGCCATAGTAGGCTCCCATTCGGTCAACGGAGTGGCGGAGTTACACACTAATCTCTTAAAGACCAGGATATTTAAAGAGTTTCATGAGCTTTATCCCGGTAAGTTTAACTCAAAGACAAATGGAATTACCCCGAGGCGCTGGCTGCTTCAGTCGAATCCGGAGCTGGCGGATCTTATCTCAACCAATATCGGCTTTGGCTGGATAACTGATCTCGACCAGCTTCGGAACCTCGAACCTCTTGCCGATAACGCCGGCTTTAGGCAGACCTGGCGTGAGATCAAGACAGCGAACAAGCGAAGGCTGGCAAAGTATATCAACGAACATACCGGTATTTCTGTGTCACCTGACTCGATGTTTGATGTGCAGGTCAAACGAATCCATGAATATAAACGCCAGTTGTTGAACGGCCTGCATCTGATACACCTCTATCACCACATATTGAAACAAGGTGACGAGGGGATAGCGCCAAGAACGGTGGTTTTTGCCGGCAAGGCAGCGCCTACCTATTGGCGGGCCAAGTTGATCATCAAGTTGATTTGTGAGATCGGTGAGGTTGTCAATAATGACCCACGGGTGAATGGTCGACTGAAAGTCGTGTTCCTGCCCAATTATAACGTTTCCCAGGCAGAGATAATCATGCCGGCTGCTGATCTCTCTGAGCAGATATCCACGGCTGGAACCGAGGCCTCAGGGACAGGAAATATGAAATTCTCACTGAACGGGGCGCTCACCATCGGCACCCTGGATGGGGCCAATATCGAGATTCGTGAAGAAGTAGGTGAAGAAAACTTTTTCCTTTTTGGCATGACCGCTGAACAGGCTGAGTTTGAACGACTGGCTCCAAGTCGCACCCCCAAGCAGGTTTGTGAGAATAGCCCTGAAATAACTGAGGTGATCGACAGCATCGCTAAAGGAGCTTTCAGTAAAGGTGATAAGCAATTATTCAAACCGCTGGTCGATAGCCTGCTTGATCCCAATGACCAGTATCTTTTGATGCTTGATCTCGAATCGTATCTGGAATGCCAGCGGAAGGTTGGTGCAGCATTTATAGATGCCGATAACTGGACCCGGATGGCCATCCTCAATGTGGCCGGCATGGGGAAATTCTCTACGGATCGCACGATTCGACAGTATTCGGAAGAGATTTGGGGGATTCCGGTTGAGTGA
- the rnc gene encoding ribonuclease III, with translation MEMKIDSLVKENKESLSEFEKIMEYRFTDLRLLQKALVHSSYAFEHAQAGNNNETLEFLGDAVLDLVVGHILFKLYPSMREGELTRLRAALVNESHLATMARQIDLGRFLLLGKGEDASNGRNKSSILSCAFEAVMGAVFEDAGYETVDEIVTRLFVPTIESKKEEMLIADSKSRLQEVLQEKHNEGPTYRLDKEVGPSHQKLFTISVLFRDQVLGCGEARSKKEAEQRAAATALEKLQDEE, from the coding sequence ATGGAAATGAAAATTGACTCACTGGTCAAAGAAAATAAGGAATCGCTCAGTGAGTTCGAAAAAATAATGGAATATCGGTTTACCGATCTGCGTTTGCTGCAGAAAGCGCTGGTTCATTCTTCGTATGCTTTTGAGCATGCGCAGGCCGGTAACAACAACGAGACCCTTGAGTTTCTGGGTGATGCGGTGCTGGATCTGGTTGTCGGCCATATCCTCTTTAAACTCTATCCTAGCATGAGAGAGGGGGAGCTGACCAGACTTCGGGCAGCATTAGTGAACGAAAGTCATCTGGCCACCATGGCGCGGCAGATCGATCTGGGGCGGTTCCTGCTGCTTGGCAAGGGGGAGGATGCCTCCAATGGACGCAATAAATCATCAATTCTTTCATGTGCTTTCGAGGCGGTGATGGGGGCTGTTTTTGAAGATGCAGGCTATGAAACTGTAGACGAGATAGTCACCCGATTGTTTGTACCCACCATCGAGAGCAAAAAAGAAGAAATGCTTATCGCCGACTCCAAGAGCCGTCTTCAGGAGGTCCTCCAGGAGAAACATAATGAAGGTCCCACCTATAGGCTTGATAAGGAAGTCGGTCCTTCCCACCAGAAACTTTTCACCATCTCAGTGCTTTTTCGTGATCAGGTTCTCGGTTGCGGTGAAGCCCGCTCCAAAAAAGAAGCGGAGCAGCGTGCAGCTGCTACGGCTCTGGAAAAGCTCCAGGATGAGGAGTAG
- a CDS encoding phosphate-starvation-inducible PsiE family protein codes for MKLVKKREDRFLWGLKQIIHLSLKMLSALMIIVIIFGVIDVAWTIYERFTAEPRFILTMGDILITFGAFMVVLIAIEIFQNIILYLRDDVIHVKIVLATALMAIARKVIILDYDELEPMYIFATGLVLVATGLTYFFVHKLPGETQEEPGEERVDQ; via the coding sequence ATGAAACTCGTGAAAAAGCGGGAAGACCGCTTCCTCTGGGGACTCAAACAGATCATTCACCTGTCCTTGAAAATGCTGAGTGCCCTGATGATCATAGTCATCATTTTCGGGGTCATAGATGTGGCCTGGACCATATACGAGCGATTCACCGCCGAACCCAGGTTTATCCTGACGATGGGTGATATCCTGATCACCTTTGGGGCATTCATGGTGGTGTTGATTGCCATCGAAATATTTCAGAACATAATTCTCTATCTGCGTGATGATGTAATTCACGTCAAAATCGTTCTGGCAACCGCGCTGATGGCCATTGCCAGAAAAGTAATCATCCTTGATTATGATGAGTTGGAACCGATGTATATTTTCGCCACCGGACTGGTCCTGGTTGCTACCGGTCTCACCTATTTCTTTGTCCACAAACTCCCCGGCGAGACGCAGGAGGAACCCGGGGAAGAAAGAGTGGATCAATAG